In Kitasatospora sp. NA04385, a single genomic region encodes these proteins:
- a CDS encoding SUKH-4 family immunity protein encodes MGSSRGAARRQSWTAELPQQAREFLDSVGVEWEPVHEGGLRTFARYVREYADGQEEVLHAGLRIMTDLKEHFQGPVYEALLAEYREGAEGRLADMVRGTRACADRLDVAAEVIAVMQSEVVEELTALAADRARPPEPRAAAARKHVDHLEEHLLHYVVDQVNEVAVPRLLALVERAAAPAGERVSAGLLAALDRGERVGPGHRVVSAARVARAAEAMERLKDRTDLLTEAFRARAETIDYQAGPGPDDELLRGFLIDRGTAVAVFGAERMVALTAPEALAGVVHHPSRVFLREVGLPDDTVFFELTREFCDGEPEVDGECRARRPRPSGAPSGMLIGGFGEEGFRLDTRTGEVYHLPEEGAPALVASSLDRFVLALAALETERPLYDPARQRFDHLDPDGVEERFLALLRRTDPDLPPGPGSYWNRVLEHVHKGMNGYWPVPGGS; translated from the coding sequence ATGGGATCTTCGCGGGGGGCTGCGCGCCGGCAGTCGTGGACGGCCGAACTGCCGCAGCAGGCTCGGGAGTTCCTCGACTCCGTCGGGGTGGAGTGGGAGCCGGTGCACGAGGGCGGGCTGCGGACCTTCGCCCGGTACGTCCGGGAGTACGCGGACGGGCAGGAGGAGGTCCTGCACGCCGGGCTGCGGATCATGACCGACCTGAAGGAGCACTTCCAGGGGCCGGTGTACGAGGCGCTGCTCGCCGAGTACCGGGAGGGTGCGGAGGGCCGGCTCGCCGACATGGTGCGGGGGACCAGGGCGTGCGCGGACCGGCTGGACGTCGCGGCCGAGGTGATCGCGGTCATGCAGAGCGAGGTGGTCGAGGAGTTGACGGCGCTGGCCGCCGACCGCGCTCGCCCGCCGGAGCCGCGCGCCGCCGCCGCGCGCAAGCACGTCGACCACCTGGAGGAGCACCTGCTGCACTACGTGGTCGACCAGGTGAACGAGGTCGCGGTGCCCCGGCTGCTGGCGCTCGTCGAGCGGGCGGCCGCCCCGGCCGGGGAGCGGGTTTCCGCGGGGCTGCTCGCCGCTCTCGACCGGGGCGAGCGGGTGGGCCCGGGCCACCGGGTGGTCTCGGCGGCGCGGGTGGCGCGGGCCGCCGAGGCGATGGAGCGCCTGAAGGACCGGACGGACCTGCTGACCGAGGCGTTCCGGGCCCGGGCGGAGACCATCGACTACCAGGCCGGGCCCGGGCCCGACGACGAGCTGCTCCGCGGCTTCCTGATCGACCGGGGCACCGCGGTGGCGGTGTTCGGCGCCGAGCGGATGGTCGCCCTGACGGCGCCGGAGGCCCTGGCCGGGGTCGTGCACCACCCGAGCCGGGTGTTCCTGCGGGAGGTCGGGCTGCCCGACGACACGGTGTTCTTCGAGCTGACCCGGGAGTTCTGCGACGGGGAACCGGAGGTCGACGGTGAGTGCCGGGCGCGGCGCCCGCGGCCGTCCGGCGCCCCGAGCGGGATGCTGATCGGCGGTTTCGGCGAGGAGGGCTTCCGCCTCGACACCCGCACCGGCGAGGTGTACCACCTCCCCGAGGAGGGCGCCCCGGCCCTGGTCGCGAGCAGCCTGGACCGCTTCGTGCTGGCCCTGGCCGCGCTGGAGACCGAGCGCCCGCTGTACGACCCCGCGCGGCAGCGGTTCGACCACCTCGACCCGGACGGCGTGGAGGAGCGCTTCCTCGCCCTGCTGCGCCGCACCGACCCGGACCTGCCGCCGGGCCCGGGCTCGTACTGGAACCGCGTCCTGGAGCACGTGCACAAGGGGATGAACGGCTACTGGCCGGTGCCCGGCGGAAGTTGA
- a CDS encoding ribonuclease domain-containing protein, with product MRMTLRALKIRAVSVAALGLLTLVPAAVATGQAQAAVSGSVCYSALPSQGRDTIRLIDAGGPFPYSQDGVVFQNREGVLPAQTSGYYHEYTVITPGSSTRGTRRIVTGKVYHEDYYTADHYVTFRKVNFGC from the coding sequence ATGCGAATGACTCTACGCGCGTTGAAGATCCGTGCCGTCTCGGTCGCCGCCCTCGGCCTGCTGACCCTGGTCCCCGCCGCCGTGGCGACCGGCCAGGCGCAGGCCGCCGTCAGCGGGAGCGTCTGCTACTCGGCGCTGCCCAGCCAGGGGCGCGACACCATCCGTCTGATCGACGCGGGCGGGCCGTTCCCGTACTCGCAGGACGGGGTGGTGTTCCAGAACCGGGAGGGCGTCCTGCCGGCGCAGACGTCCGGCTACTACCACGAGTACACCGTGATCACCCCGGGCAGTTCGACCCGTGGGACCCGGCGGATCGTCACCGGGAAGGTCTACCACGAGGACTACTACACGGCCGACCACTACGTGACGTTCCGCAAGGTGAACTTCGGCTGTTGA
- a CDS encoding sensor histidine kinase codes for MHDAVGHAVTVMVTHAGAARLGAADGPPQLRETLERIERVGRGAMGDLDRVLGLLEPLPPLGPALRALLADLPPHLAVTLELPCPAVDLTDPYTEVLHRAVREALTNTLKHSTATAAAVRLRRTRRALCLTVTDNGRPLPAGPPSSGRRGLAAAHHRAAALGGTLTAGPGPAGWRVEVELPWP; via the coding sequence TTGCACGATGCGGTGGGGCACGCGGTGACGGTGATGGTGACCCATGCGGGCGCGGCGCGGCTGGGCGCGGCCGACGGGCCGCCGCAGCTGCGCGAGACGCTGGAGCGGATCGAACGGGTGGGCCGCGGCGCGATGGGCGACCTGGACCGGGTGCTGGGCCTGCTGGAGCCGCTCCCGCCGCTGGGCCCGGCCCTGCGGGCGCTGCTCGCCGACCTTCCGCCGCACCTCGCCGTCACCCTCGAACTCCCTTGCCCGGCCGTGGATCTGACCGATCCGTACACCGAGGTGCTGCACCGCGCGGTCCGGGAGGCGCTGACCAACACCCTGAAGCACTCGACGGCCACCGCCGCCGCCGTCCGGCTCCGCCGCACCCGGCGCGCCCTGTGCCTGACCGTCACCGACAACGGCCGTCCGCTGCCCGCCGGTCCGCCGTCCTCCGGCCGTCGCGGGCTGGCCGCGGCGCACCACCGGGCGGCCGCGCTGGGCGGCACCCTGACCGCCGGGCCGGGGCCGGCGGGCTGGCGGGTGGAGGTCGAACTCCCGTGGCCGTGA
- the aceB gene encoding malate synthase A, which produces MAAADQGPSPSVPGVTVVGPPVPRSAEVLTPQALEFVAGLHRTFEGRRRDLLAARRERRAEIARTGTLDFLPQTADVRAGDWKVAPAPRALLDRRVEITGPTDRKMVVNALNSGAKVWLADFEDATAPTWENVVSGQVNLIDAFEGRIDFTSAQGKAYALRPAAELATVVVRPRGWHLDERHLTVDGAPVAGAFVDFGLYFFHNAARLLAKGEQDPNSGPYFYLPKTESHLEARLWNEVFTHAQAALGIPHGTVRATVLIETITAAFEMDEILYELRDHAAGLNAGRWDYLFSIVKNFRDGGERYVLPDRNTVTMASPFMAAYTRLLVQTCHRRGAHAIGGMAAFIPSRKDPEVNAAALVKVRADKEREAGGGFDGSWVAHPDLVPVARECFDAVLGERPHQKDDPGSPEPVTPEQLLDVAGAGGSCTHTGLHNAVQVGIRYIEAWLRGLGAVGIFHMMEDAATAEISRSQIWQWIHNGVVLADTGEKTTAELVRRLVAEELAALRTESGDDAYAAGRWTEAAALFEQVALAEDFPDFLTLPALALID; this is translated from the coding sequence ATGGCCGCCGCAGATCAGGGTCCGTCCCCCTCCGTCCCCGGTGTCACGGTCGTCGGTCCGCCGGTGCCGCGCTCCGCGGAGGTGCTGACCCCGCAGGCGCTGGAGTTCGTCGCGGGCCTGCACCGCACGTTCGAGGGCCGCCGCCGCGACCTGCTGGCCGCCCGCCGCGAGCGCCGCGCCGAGATCGCCCGCACCGGGACGCTGGACTTCCTGCCGCAGACCGCCGACGTCCGCGCCGGCGACTGGAAGGTCGCCCCCGCGCCGCGCGCCCTGCTGGACCGCCGGGTGGAGATCACCGGCCCCACCGACCGCAAGATGGTCGTCAACGCGCTCAACTCCGGCGCGAAGGTCTGGCTCGCCGACTTCGAGGACGCCACCGCCCCGACCTGGGAGAACGTCGTCTCCGGGCAGGTCAACCTGATCGACGCCTTCGAGGGCCGGATCGACTTCACCAGCGCCCAGGGCAAGGCGTACGCCCTGCGGCCCGCCGCCGAACTCGCCACCGTCGTGGTCCGCCCGCGCGGCTGGCACCTGGACGAGCGGCACCTCACCGTCGACGGCGCCCCGGTGGCCGGCGCGTTCGTCGACTTCGGCCTGTACTTCTTCCACAACGCCGCCCGGCTGCTCGCCAAGGGCGAGCAGGACCCGAACTCCGGCCCGTACTTCTACCTCCCCAAGACCGAGAGCCACCTGGAGGCCCGGCTCTGGAACGAGGTCTTCACCCACGCGCAGGCCGCCCTCGGCATCCCGCACGGCACCGTCCGCGCCACCGTGCTGATCGAGACCATCACCGCCGCCTTCGAGATGGACGAGATCCTCTACGAACTGCGCGACCACGCCGCCGGGTTGAACGCCGGCCGGTGGGACTACCTGTTCTCGATCGTGAAGAACTTCCGGGACGGCGGCGAGCGCTACGTCCTGCCCGACCGCAACACCGTCACGATGGCCTCCCCGTTCATGGCCGCCTACACCCGCCTGCTCGTGCAGACCTGCCACCGCCGCGGCGCGCACGCCATCGGCGGCATGGCCGCGTTCATCCCCTCCCGCAAGGACCCGGAGGTCAACGCCGCCGCCCTGGTCAAGGTCCGGGCCGACAAGGAGCGCGAGGCTGGCGGCGGCTTCGACGGCTCCTGGGTCGCCCACCCGGACCTGGTGCCCGTCGCCCGGGAGTGCTTCGACGCGGTGCTCGGCGAGCGCCCGCACCAGAAGGACGACCCTGGCTCGCCCGAGCCGGTCACCCCCGAGCAACTCCTCGACGTCGCCGGGGCGGGCGGCAGCTGCACGCACACCGGGCTGCACAACGCCGTCCAGGTCGGCATCCGCTACATCGAGGCCTGGCTGCGCGGGCTCGGCGCCGTCGGCATCTTCCACATGATGGAGGACGCCGCCACCGCCGAGATCTCCCGCTCGCAGATCTGGCAGTGGATCCACAACGGCGTGGTGCTCGCCGACACCGGCGAGAAGACCACCGCCGAACTCGTCCGCCGCCTGGTCGCCGAGGAACTCGCCGCGCTGCGAACCGAGTCGGGGGACGACGCCTACGCGGCCGGGCGGTGGACCGAGGCCGCCGCCCTGTTCGAGCAGGTCGCCCTCGCCGAGGACTTCCCCGACTTCCTCACCCTCCCGGCGCTCGCCCTGATCGACTGA
- a CDS encoding response regulator transcription factor: MAVTVLLADDEDLMRAGLRMLLGTRADLRVVGEAADGAQAVRLAVESRPDVVLMDVRMPVLDGVAATAELSARCPQSRVLVLTTFESDAYVFAAVRAGAAGFLLKRTPPEQLLHGIRTVASGEALLSPSVTRRLLAEFARSAPPPAAPAARAALRRLTPREHQVLQLLGRGRSNREIAAALHLGEATVKTHVRRVLDKLGVRDRIHAVVFAFDHGVVRPGPHPGAGGE; encoded by the coding sequence GTGGCCGTGACGGTGCTCCTCGCGGACGACGAGGACCTGATGCGGGCCGGTCTGCGGATGCTGCTGGGCACCCGGGCGGACCTGCGGGTGGTCGGCGAGGCCGCCGACGGCGCGCAGGCGGTGCGCCTGGCCGTGGAGTCGAGGCCGGACGTGGTCCTGATGGACGTCCGGATGCCGGTCCTGGACGGGGTCGCCGCCACCGCCGAGCTGTCCGCCCGCTGCCCGCAGTCGCGCGTCCTGGTGCTCACCACCTTCGAGTCGGACGCGTACGTCTTCGCGGCGGTCCGCGCGGGCGCGGCGGGGTTCCTGCTGAAGCGGACCCCGCCCGAGCAACTCCTGCACGGCATCCGCACGGTGGCGTCCGGCGAGGCGCTGCTCTCGCCCTCGGTGACCCGCCGTCTGCTCGCCGAGTTCGCCCGCTCCGCGCCGCCGCCCGCCGCCCCGGCCGCCCGGGCCGCGCTGCGCCGCTTGACCCCGCGCGAGCACCAGGTCCTCCAACTGCTGGGCCGGGGGCGCTCGAACCGGGAGATCGCCGCCGCCCTGCACCTGGGCGAGGCCACCGTGAAGACCCATGTCCGGCGGGTGCTCGACAAGTTGGGCGTCCGTGACCGCATCCACGCGGTGGTCTTCGCCTTCGACCACGGCGTGGTCCGCCCCGGCCCGCACCCCGGCGCCGGAGGGGAGTAG
- a CDS encoding universal stress protein: MEIRAANGVVAGIDGSVPAAEAAEWAAREAEWRGTGLHLVHAVNTGTVTLSPRTGATVTDLILREAAELLEAVQATLEAAHPGLRITGDVVPRDAGEAVLTAAEHAALAVLGTRGHGGFASLLLGSVSLRVAAHATCPVAVVRGADHPDGPVLVAVHDERDSAALRFGCETAARRGLPVRAVHTWSPVVADVGRMAPMVDELGEESRLHEQLLRRTCDPVREDYPGVEVESHQLTGGTAATLVESSREAALLVVSRHEPAPRFGLRLATPVHAALHHAHCPVAVVPV; the protein is encoded by the coding sequence ATGGAGATCAGGGCAGCGAACGGGGTGGTGGCGGGGATCGACGGGTCGGTGCCCGCGGCGGAGGCCGCCGAGTGGGCCGCCCGGGAGGCCGAGTGGCGCGGGACGGGACTGCACCTGGTGCACGCCGTCAACACCGGGACGGTGACGCTCTCGCCGCGCACCGGCGCCACCGTCACCGACCTGATCCTGCGGGAGGCCGCCGAACTGCTGGAGGCGGTGCAGGCCACCCTGGAGGCCGCCCACCCCGGGCTGCGGATCACCGGGGACGTGGTGCCGCGCGACGCCGGGGAGGCCGTGCTGACGGCGGCCGAGCACGCCGCGCTCGCCGTGCTCGGGACGCGCGGCCACGGCGGGTTCGCCTCGCTGCTGCTCGGCTCGGTCAGCCTGCGGGTCGCCGCCCACGCCACCTGCCCGGTCGCGGTGGTCCGCGGCGCCGACCACCCGGACGGGCCGGTGCTGGTCGCCGTCCACGACGAACGCGACTCCGCCGCACTGCGGTTCGGCTGCGAGACCGCCGCCCGCCGGGGCCTGCCGGTGCGGGCCGTGCACACCTGGTCGCCGGTGGTCGCCGACGTGGGGCGGATGGCGCCGATGGTCGACGAACTCGGCGAGGAGTCCCGGCTGCACGAGCAACTGCTGCGCCGCACCTGCGACCCGGTCCGCGAGGACTACCCCGGCGTCGAGGTGGAGAGCCACCAGCTGACCGGCGGCACCGCGGCGACCCTGGTCGAGTCCTCGCGCGAAGCCGCCCTGCTGGTGGTCTCCCGGCACGAGCCCGCGCCGCGCTTCGGCCTGCGGCTGGCGACGCCCGTGCACGCCGCCCTGCACCACGCGCACTGCCCGGTGGCGGTCGTCCCGGTGTGA
- a CDS encoding IclR family transcriptional regulator: protein MASTSTERTTGSVQSVERAFQLLEALADSGGIATLSELSATSGLPMPTIHRLVRTLVAQGYVRQDTARRYTLGPRLIRLGETAGRLLGSWARPYLAELMEATGETANLAVLEGGEVVYVGQVQSRRSMRMFTEVGRRVQPHCTGVGKALLAQLPEDEARALLGPGPLQAHTPHTVTEPAALLAQLATARDLGYVVDDQEQEIGVRCIAVAVPGAPTPTALSVSGPEARIQALEAQSGAAGLVPLMQGIAARLGEVL, encoded by the coding sequence GTGGCCAGCACCTCCACCGAACGCACCACCGGCTCGGTGCAGTCCGTCGAGCGCGCCTTCCAGCTCCTGGAGGCGCTCGCCGACTCCGGCGGCATCGCCACCCTCAGCGAGCTGTCCGCCACCTCCGGCCTGCCGATGCCGACCATCCACCGCCTGGTGCGCACCCTGGTCGCCCAGGGCTACGTCCGGCAGGACACCGCCCGCCGCTACACCCTCGGCCCGCGTCTGATCCGCCTCGGCGAGACCGCCGGCCGCCTGCTCGGCTCCTGGGCCCGCCCCTATCTCGCCGAACTCATGGAGGCCACCGGCGAGACCGCCAACCTGGCCGTCCTGGAGGGCGGCGAGGTGGTGTACGTCGGGCAGGTCCAGTCCCGCCGCTCGATGCGGATGTTCACCGAGGTCGGCCGCCGCGTCCAGCCGCACTGCACCGGCGTCGGCAAGGCCCTGCTCGCCCAGCTCCCGGAGGACGAGGCCCGCGCCCTGCTCGGCCCCGGCCCGCTCCAGGCCCACACCCCGCACACCGTCACCGAGCCCGCCGCGCTGCTCGCCCAGCTCGCCACCGCCCGCGACCTCGGCTACGTCGTCGACGACCAGGAGCAGGAGATCGGCGTCCGCTGCATCGCCGTCGCCGTCCCCGGCGCGCCCACCCCCACCGCGCTCTCGGTCTCCGGCCCCGAGGCCCGCATCCAGGCCCTCGAAGCCCAGTCCGGCGCCGCCGGGCTGGTCCCCCTCATGCAGGGCATCGCCGCCCGCCTCGGCGAAGTACTCTGA
- a CDS encoding family 16 glycosylhydrolase encodes MRPTSLALATPARLGVLAGAAALVGVPLAAGPADAAGFTSTATSTATSVVQDRLAPTGMTAGTASTGSLTLHANRCFTAKTVGVGVRDAAGANLDFPGSASNVRICPGGTTVTTGARTLPAGTYTQFGFWQDTAGGWHNLPSRTLTVAAAAVTAPDQTPAPAPVPVPGKALTWSEEFSGPIAWGSKWTGDRSSAYRYGSHNPDDNKLDWLAPSAVTVSGGAATFTATPSAHTLENGKQAWDTGLLTTEYSKDAFQVRTGDYIEARVKLPAGNGAWPALWTWKDGNNEIDSFEYHPDNPNLLELSNRIRSGLKYHTDANAIAPDRWVTIGTYYGADSVDWYVNGAKVFSDGTGVGANWSAYPILNLSLSAGQYHPAASGSAPVSFSADYLRVYR; translated from the coding sequence ATGCGACCCACGTCCCTTGCCCTCGCCACCCCCGCCCGGCTCGGCGTCCTGGCCGGTGCCGCCGCACTGGTCGGCGTACCGCTCGCCGCCGGACCGGCCGACGCCGCCGGCTTCACCAGCACCGCCACCAGCACCGCCACCAGCGTCGTCCAGGACCGGCTCGCCCCGACCGGGATGACCGCCGGCACCGCGAGCACCGGCTCGCTCACCCTGCACGCGAACCGCTGCTTCACGGCCAAGACCGTCGGCGTCGGCGTCCGCGACGCGGCCGGGGCGAACCTGGACTTCCCCGGCAGCGCGAGCAACGTCCGGATCTGCCCCGGCGGGACCACCGTCACCACCGGCGCCCGGACCCTCCCCGCCGGCACCTACACCCAGTTCGGGTTCTGGCAGGACACCGCGGGCGGCTGGCACAACCTGCCCTCGCGGACGCTGACCGTCGCGGCCGCCGCCGTCACCGCCCCCGACCAGACGCCGGCCCCCGCCCCGGTGCCCGTCCCCGGCAAGGCGCTGACCTGGTCGGAGGAGTTCTCCGGACCGATCGCCTGGGGCAGCAAGTGGACCGGAGACCGCAGCAGCGCCTACCGCTACGGCAGCCACAACCCCGACGACAACAAGCTCGACTGGCTGGCCCCGTCCGCCGTCACCGTCTCCGGCGGCGCCGCCACCTTCACGGCCACTCCCTCCGCACACACCCTGGAGAACGGCAAGCAGGCCTGGGACACCGGCCTGCTCACCACCGAGTACAGCAAGGACGCCTTCCAGGTCCGCACCGGCGACTACATCGAGGCCCGGGTCAAGCTGCCCGCCGGCAACGGGGCCTGGCCCGCGCTGTGGACCTGGAAGGACGGCAACAACGAGATCGACAGCTTCGAGTACCACCCCGACAACCCGAATCTGCTCGAACTCTCCAACCGGATCCGCTCCGGCCTGAAGTACCACACCGACGCCAACGCGATCGCCCCCGACCGCTGGGTCACCATCGGCACCTACTACGGCGCGGACTCGGTCGACTGGTACGTCAACGGCGCGAAGGTGTTCTCCGACGGGACGGGCGTCGGCGCCAACTGGTCGGCCTACCCCATCCTCAACCTGTCGCTCAGCGCCGGGCAGTACCACCCGGCGGCGAGCGGCAGCGCGCCGGTCTCGTTCAGCGCGGACTACCTGCGCGTTTATCGGTGA
- a CDS encoding alpha/beta fold hydrolase has protein sequence MHGGPGTPGEAEDGLDAALAAAGYPVHEYDQLGSGDSPRPAGLDGYTVQRQVDDLEAVRQRIGAERIVLIGASWGATLAAEYLAAHPEHVAKVVFTSPGALWAPEYTDEQAGQLWDRLTGEQRRAVAEIGTTPRAVLWSLLDALDPAQARALLPDAEADALFRQLLTASGTAATCTPGAGSGALPLKTPGYYANQLITADLRRRPDPRPVLRTVRVPALVLRGECDYKHWEVTREYRDTLPDARLLYVPGAGHAIAVDRPREYRAAVLAFLTDAPLPRAPYPGAADPAGAAPGRP, from the coding sequence CTGCACGGCGGCCCCGGCACCCCCGGCGAAGCCGAGGACGGGCTCGACGCGGCACTCGCCGCCGCCGGCTACCCCGTCCACGAGTACGACCAGTTGGGCTCCGGCGACTCCCCGCGTCCGGCCGGCCTGGACGGCTACACCGTGCAGCGGCAGGTCGACGACCTGGAGGCGGTCCGGCAGCGGATCGGCGCCGAACGGATCGTCCTGATCGGCGCCTCCTGGGGCGCCACCCTCGCCGCCGAGTACCTCGCCGCCCACCCCGAGCACGTCGCCAAGGTGGTCTTCACCTCGCCCGGCGCGCTCTGGGCCCCCGAGTACACCGACGAGCAGGCCGGACAGCTCTGGGACCGCCTCACCGGCGAACAGCGCCGCGCGGTCGCGGAGATCGGCACCACCCCCCGCGCCGTCCTCTGGTCGCTGCTCGACGCCCTCGACCCCGCCCAGGCCCGCGCACTGCTCCCCGACGCCGAAGCCGACGCGCTCTTCCGGCAGTTGCTCACCGCCTCCGGCACCGCCGCCACCTGCACCCCCGGCGCGGGCTCCGGCGCCCTGCCCCTCAAGACCCCCGGCTACTACGCGAACCAGCTGATCACCGCCGACCTGCGCCGCCGCCCCGACCCCCGGCCGGTGCTGCGCACCGTGCGCGTCCCGGCGCTGGTGCTGCGCGGCGAGTGCGACTACAAGCACTGGGAGGTCACCCGCGAGTACCGCGACACCCTGCCGGACGCCCGGCTGCTGTACGTCCCCGGCGCCGGCCACGCGATCGCCGTCGACCGCCCGCGCGAGTACCGGGCCGCCGTGCTGGCCTTCCTCACGGACGCGCCGCTGCCGCGGGCGCCGTACCCGGGGGCGGCGGATCCGGCCGGGGCGGCCCCGGGGCGGCCCTGA
- a CDS encoding esterase family protein — MGLTSTTLLLFTIAIAVAALGATVWWWPALARRHWRAVLGRIGALLGSQLALLAVIALLANNYFSFYSSWNDLLGTGPDAPVSVRAAAAPAPGPAPAATPSAAPSDEPDPPNLPLLPAQETGSEPVNTAGPRDPGRVGEIRAVRIPGARTGLSTDGYVYLPPQYFQPGNEQRKFPAIIAMTGFPGDAKALITRFNYPGVALDEIRAGRMQPTVIVLMRPSPAMPADPECEDVPGGAQAETYFAKDVPRAIGAAYRIATGPGAWGVMGNSTGGYCAAKLAMRHPGVFAGGVSISGYLKAAEDVTTGDLFKGSQQRRDQADLLWRLRNLPMPATGVMLSGAEKGDGDFRAEADAFTAAAKPPMAVAVASVPEGGHNYTTWIKLLPAGFQFLSQRLKA, encoded by the coding sequence ATGGGGCTCACCAGCACGACACTGCTGCTGTTCACGATCGCGATCGCGGTGGCGGCGCTGGGAGCCACCGTCTGGTGGTGGCCCGCCCTCGCCCGGCGGCACTGGCGGGCGGTGCTGGGACGGATCGGCGCGCTGCTCGGCAGCCAGCTCGCGCTGCTCGCCGTGATCGCCCTGCTGGCGAACAACTACTTCTCGTTCTACAGCAGTTGGAACGACCTGCTGGGCACCGGACCGGACGCCCCGGTCTCCGTCCGGGCCGCCGCCGCCCCCGCCCCCGGCCCCGCCCCTGCGGCCACCCCGTCCGCCGCCCCGAGCGACGAGCCCGACCCGCCGAACCTCCCGCTGCTGCCCGCCCAGGAGACCGGCAGCGAACCGGTCAACACCGCCGGGCCACGCGACCCCGGGCGGGTGGGGGAGATCCGCGCCGTCCGCATCCCCGGCGCCCGCACCGGCCTGAGTACCGACGGGTACGTCTACCTGCCGCCGCAGTACTTCCAGCCCGGCAACGAGCAGCGCAAGTTCCCCGCGATCATCGCGATGACCGGCTTCCCCGGCGACGCCAAGGCGCTGATCACCCGCTTCAACTACCCGGGCGTCGCGCTCGACGAGATCCGGGCCGGACGGATGCAGCCCACCGTCATCGTCCTGATGCGCCCCTCACCGGCGATGCCCGCCGACCCCGAGTGCGAGGACGTCCCCGGCGGGGCGCAGGCCGAGACGTACTTCGCCAAGGACGTCCCGCGCGCGATCGGCGCCGCCTACCGGATCGCCACCGGCCCCGGGGCCTGGGGAGTGATGGGCAACTCCACCGGCGGGTACTGCGCCGCGAAGCTCGCCATGCGGCACCCCGGGGTGTTCGCGGGCGGCGTCTCCATCTCCGGCTACCTGAAGGCCGCGGAGGACGTCACCACCGGCGACCTGTTCAAGGGCAGCCAGCAGCGCCGCGACCAGGCCGACCTGCTGTGGCGGCTGCGGAACCTGCCGATGCCCGCCACCGGGGTCATGCTCAGCGGCGCGGAGAAGGGCGACGGCGACTTCCGCGCCGAGGCCGACGCGTTCACCGCCGCCGCGAAGCCGCCGATGGCCGTCGCGGTGGCGTCCGTCCCGGAGGGCGGCCACAACTACACGACCTGGATCAAGCTGCTGCCGGCCGGGTTCCAGTTCCTGTCGCAGCGGCTGAAGGCCTGA